Proteins encoded within one genomic window of Dyadobacter chenhuakuii:
- a CDS encoding protein-disulfide reductase DsbD family protein has translation MKRRLLTSLVLCLFFSQSVFSQLQKAKAHWTYSFSKPEVKKGETVDLIFTAVVDKDWYIYSSDFDPDLGPMLTTFNFEKNNTFEVVGKLKPQNPKEKFEEVWGGKVRYFEGKGVFKQTIKVLADNPVIKGASEYQTCSHVTGLCIPGNDDFEFKGLKVVAGAATSDPQPTVGAAATETGTAASTSEATAATEDVDSASQTASNPTVTTAEAPEANTAVEQALTAEDPEKDTSLWGFALAAFLSGLVALLTPCVFPIIPMTVSYFTNQEKGKFKALLYGISIVLIYTLIGTVVSRLNGPAFANFLSTHWIPNLLFFAIFFVFGLSFLGLFEIVLPSGFVNKMDQKADQGGYAGVFFMAFTLVLVSFSCTGPIVGSLLVASAGGEVVKPIIGMASFSAAFAIPFTLFALFPQWLKSLPKSGGWLNTVKVVLGFLELALALKFLSIADQVYHWRLLDREIYLAFWIVIFGLLGFYLLGKIRTPHDSPLEKVSVPRLLLSIITFTFVVYMIPGMWGAPLKALAGYLPPQSTLDFDLNKRTAGVASTIAPGETRKYADLFHLPHELEGFFDYKDALAYAKKVNKPVFIDFTGHGCVNCREMEARVWVDPAVQQRLRDDYVIVALYVDDKTELPESAWYTSKYDNKVKKTIGAQNADLQIVKYNNNAQPHYCLVDNEGNLLVKPKNYDLNPANFAAFLDSGKAAFGK, from the coding sequence ATGAAACGCCGCCTTCTCACCTCCCTTGTTCTTTGCCTATTTTTTTCGCAATCCGTTTTTTCCCAGCTTCAAAAGGCAAAAGCACATTGGACTTATTCATTTTCAAAGCCAGAGGTTAAAAAAGGCGAGACTGTCGATCTGATTTTCACGGCTGTTGTGGACAAAGACTGGTACATTTATTCCAGTGACTTCGATCCGGATCTGGGGCCGATGCTGACGACTTTTAATTTTGAAAAGAACAATACATTTGAGGTTGTTGGCAAGCTGAAACCGCAGAATCCCAAGGAAAAATTTGAGGAAGTCTGGGGCGGAAAAGTTCGCTATTTTGAAGGAAAAGGGGTTTTTAAACAAACTATAAAAGTACTCGCGGATAACCCGGTCATCAAAGGGGCATCTGAATATCAGACTTGCAGCCACGTAACAGGGCTTTGCATTCCGGGCAATGATGATTTTGAATTTAAAGGCCTGAAAGTCGTAGCAGGCGCCGCAACGAGCGACCCACAGCCGACCGTCGGGGCCGCAGCAACAGAAACGGGAACAGCTGCTTCCACAAGCGAGGCCACCGCAGCCACTGAAGATGTTGATTCGGCCTCACAAACAGCTTCGAATCCCACTGTAACAACTGCCGAAGCGCCGGAAGCCAACACCGCTGTGGAGCAAGCGTTAACCGCAGAAGATCCTGAAAAAGACACTTCGCTCTGGGGCTTCGCATTAGCCGCATTTTTGTCCGGATTGGTCGCGTTGCTTACCCCCTGCGTATTCCCGATCATCCCGATGACGGTGAGTTATTTCACCAATCAGGAAAAAGGGAAGTTTAAGGCACTCTTGTATGGCATTTCCATCGTTTTGATATATACATTAATAGGAACCGTCGTTTCGCGCTTGAATGGTCCGGCATTTGCCAATTTCCTGAGCACGCACTGGATTCCTAACCTGTTGTTTTTTGCCATTTTCTTCGTTTTCGGATTGTCGTTTTTAGGGCTTTTCGAGATCGTTTTGCCAAGTGGTTTTGTAAATAAAATGGATCAGAAAGCTGATCAGGGCGGCTATGCGGGCGTTTTCTTTATGGCGTTCACATTGGTGCTCGTTTCGTTTTCCTGCACGGGTCCTATTGTCGGGAGCTTGCTGGTGGCTTCTGCGGGCGGCGAAGTTGTAAAACCAATCATTGGTATGGCGTCTTTTTCCGCTGCATTTGCGATTCCGTTCACATTATTCGCCCTTTTCCCCCAATGGCTGAAATCGCTGCCTAAATCCGGCGGCTGGCTGAACACTGTAAAAGTCGTTTTGGGCTTCCTGGAACTGGCATTAGCATTGAAGTTTTTAAGCATCGCCGATCAGGTTTACCACTGGCGCTTGCTGGATCGCGAAATTTACCTCGCATTCTGGATCGTGATTTTTGGTTTGCTCGGTTTCTATTTATTAGGCAAAATCAGAACACCTCACGATTCCCCGCTTGAAAAAGTGAGTGTACCCAGATTGCTTTTATCCATTATCACCTTCACATTCGTCGTATACATGATCCCCGGCATGTGGGGCGCGCCATTGAAAGCATTGGCAGGTTACCTTCCGCCGCAATCGACATTGGATTTTGATTTAAACAAAAGAACAGCAGGCGTCGCCTCAACGATTGCCCCCGGTGAAACCCGCAAATACGCCGATCTTTTCCACTTACCGCACGAACTAGAAGGCTTTTTCGATTATAAAGATGCCTTAGCTTACGCCAAGAAAGTCAATAAGCCCGTTTTTATAGATTTCACTGGCCACGGCTGCGTAAACTGCCGCGAAATGGAAGCGAGAGTCTGGGTAGATCCAGCTGTACAGCAACGACTTAGAGATGATTACGTCATCGTAGCACTCTACGTGGATGATAAAACAGAATTGCCTGAGTCCGCCTGGTACACTTCCAAATACGATAACAAAGTCAAAAAAACCATCGGTGCCCAAAACGCCGACCTCCAAATCGTAAAATACAACAACAACGCCCAGCCACATTACTGTTTGGTCGATAACGAAGGAAATCTGCTGGTTAAGCCAAAGAATTACGATTTAAATCCTGCAAATTTTGCAGCGTTTCTGGATAGCGGGAAGGCAGCGTTTGGGAAATAG
- a CDS encoding nucleotidyltransferase family protein, whose protein sequence is MKEIAEIAANYFKDKPVKKAYLFGSAARNEQNQESDVDILVDLDYEKGADFFTFLDMQEQLTTLLGTTVDLVSSNGLSPHIKPHIDQEKKLIYERV, encoded by the coding sequence ATGAAAGAGATAGCAGAGATTGCCGCCAATTACTTCAAAGATAAGCCCGTCAAAAAAGCATATCTGTTTGGTTCTGCGGCAAGAAATGAACAAAACCAAGAAAGTGACGTAGACATTCTCGTGGATCTTGACTACGAAAAAGGCGCCGATTTCTTTACTTTTCTCGACATGCAGGAGCAGCTCACGACTTTGCTGGGCACAACGGTCGACCTTGTCAGTTCCAATGGTCTTTCGCCACACATCAAGCCTCACATTGATCAGGAAAAGAAATTGATCTATGAAAGAGTTTGA
- a CDS encoding glutaminase family protein, whose product MSKPWLLILFLFAAFSSFAQTFRPPAVPLITIDPYTSVWSFGNELNGSVTKHWTGKPHPMDGLIRVDGKTYRFMGAPTPEMKTILPTAKQAPYTAKFTTIKPDPNWWYKEGYNVSTWKQGPAPFGTKDRNDAMLRGGTEFPQEIWYRREFTLTAADFEKPTLNIFHDDDVQVFINGVPAFDCAPCYTGDYEFKPMSASARKSLKKGKNILAAYCKNGAGPGYIDIGLADEIAPKGADVIQLAKQTGFNMTATQTIYDFVAGPIQLKARFVAPLILKDLNLISRPLNYVVYDVASTDGKTHEVEILNAVSGLWAVNDASQQVAGKRGAPDGLLMLSLANTEPKLLGRKGDDVRIDWGRAFLSAPHRFVKSSGFGPSEEVIKMFAKSGFVTANQREAANADTRSMAYVLAFDSKIGSQSQSVHAIIGYDDEYSVQYFGQNLRPWWNKEGNKTIENELQNAETDFAKIMKECEATDEMIYQDALKAGGKQYADLCVLAYRQAISAHKLVADPSGAPLFLSKENFSNGSIGTVDITYPSAPLFLLYNPTLLKGMMEPIFYYSESGKWTKPFAAHDVGTYPLANGQTYGEDMPVEESGNMLTLTYAICKAENNIDFPKKHWKVLTTWANYLKKEGFDPANQLCTDDFAGHLARNANLSIKAIMGLASYAKMAEQLGDTKEATEVNALVKEFAQKWMQLADSGDHYALTFDNKNSWSQKYNLVWDDLLNLNVFPKTVAEKEIKYYLTKQKPFGLPLDSRKTYTKSDWIIWTATLATNQQDFEALVKPVYKYAMETPDRIPLSDWHETVDGKSVGFRARSVVGGYWMKFLGDRWK is encoded by the coding sequence ATGTCTAAACCCTGGCTGCTGATTTTATTTCTGTTTGCTGCGTTTTCTAGTTTTGCCCAAACCTTCCGGCCGCCTGCCGTTCCGCTAATTACAATTGATCCTTATACCAGCGTTTGGTCGTTTGGGAATGAGCTGAATGGCTCTGTAACGAAGCATTGGACGGGTAAGCCGCATCCGATGGACGGGCTGATCCGGGTGGATGGAAAGACTTACCGCTTTATGGGCGCACCCACGCCGGAGATGAAAACGATATTGCCAACAGCCAAACAAGCACCCTATACAGCCAAATTCACAACCATAAAACCGGATCCAAACTGGTGGTATAAAGAAGGTTATAACGTCAGCACCTGGAAACAAGGCCCTGCGCCATTCGGGACGAAAGATCGTAACGATGCCATGCTGCGGGGAGGCACCGAGTTTCCTCAGGAGATCTGGTATCGCCGCGAATTCACATTAACAGCCGCTGATTTCGAAAAACCAACCCTGAACATTTTCCACGACGACGATGTCCAGGTTTTCATCAACGGCGTTCCCGCTTTTGACTGCGCCCCTTGCTACACAGGCGATTATGAGTTCAAACCAATGAGTGCCTCAGCAAGAAAGTCCCTCAAAAAAGGCAAAAATATCCTGGCCGCCTACTGCAAAAACGGCGCCGGCCCTGGCTATATCGACATTGGCTTGGCAGACGAAATCGCGCCAAAAGGCGCAGATGTGATCCAGCTTGCAAAACAAACCGGTTTTAATATGACGGCAACCCAAACGATTTATGATTTCGTGGCTGGGCCGATTCAATTAAAAGCGCGTTTTGTGGCTCCATTGATCCTGAAAGACCTGAACCTCATTTCCCGGCCTTTAAATTATGTGGTTTATGATGTTGCGTCTACGGATGGAAAGACGCATGAAGTGGAAATTTTAAATGCGGTTTCGGGACTATGGGCGGTAAATGATGCAAGCCAGCAGGTCGCAGGAAAGCGGGGAGCCCCGGATGGCTTATTAATGTTGTCTCTTGCGAATACCGAACCGAAATTGCTCGGCCGCAAAGGTGACGACGTCCGCATTGACTGGGGCCGCGCCTTTTTATCCGCGCCGCACCGGTTTGTTAAAAGCTCCGGTTTTGGTCCGTCAGAAGAAGTGATTAAAATGTTTGCAAAAAGCGGTTTTGTCACGGCAAACCAGCGGGAGGCGGCGAATGCAGATACGAGATCGATGGCTTACGTGCTTGCGTTTGACAGTAAAATTGGTTCGCAAAGTCAATCCGTACACGCTATTATCGGTTACGACGATGAATATTCTGTCCAGTATTTTGGACAAAATCTCCGGCCATGGTGGAACAAAGAAGGGAATAAAACCATCGAAAATGAGCTGCAAAACGCAGAAACAGATTTTGCCAAAATCATGAAAGAATGTGAGGCAACGGACGAAATGATTTATCAGGATGCATTGAAAGCAGGCGGAAAACAATATGCCGATCTTTGTGTGCTGGCTTACCGCCAAGCTATTTCCGCACATAAGCTGGTTGCTGATCCTTCGGGCGCGCCGTTGTTTTTATCCAAAGAAAATTTTAGCAATGGCTCCATTGGAACGGTTGACATCACGTATCCATCCGCGCCATTGTTCCTGCTTTACAACCCAACCTTGCTAAAAGGCATGATGGAACCCATTTTCTATTATTCCGAAAGCGGCAAATGGACCAAACCGTTCGCGGCGCATGACGTTGGCACTTACCCACTTGCAAACGGCCAGACTTACGGCGAAGACATGCCCGTAGAAGAATCCGGCAACATGCTCACGCTCACTTACGCCATTTGCAAAGCCGAAAACAACATTGATTTCCCCAAAAAGCATTGGAAAGTCCTCACAACCTGGGCCAATTATCTTAAAAAAGAAGGCTTCGACCCTGCAAACCAGCTCTGCACCGATGACTTCGCCGGCCATCTCGCCCGCAATGCCAACTTATCGATCAAGGCCATTATGGGCTTAGCCTCCTACGCAAAAATGGCCGAGCAACTGGGCGACACAAAAGAAGCCACCGAAGTAAATGCCCTGGTAAAAGAATTTGCCCAAAAATGGATGCAACTAGCTGACAGCGGCGATCATTATGCATTAACCTTCGACAACAAAAACTCATGGAGCCAAAAATACAACCTCGTCTGGGATGACCTCCTGAACCTCAATGTATTCCCAAAAACAGTCGCCGAAAAAGAAATCAAATATTATCTCACCAAACAAAAACCCTTCGGCCTCCCTCTTGACAGCCGCAAAACCTACACCAAATCCGACTGGATCATCTGGACCGCCACATTAGCCACCAACCAGCAAGATTTCGAAGCGCTGGTAAAGCCGGTTTACAAATATGCAATGGAAACCCCCGACCGTATTCCACTTTCAGACTGGCATGAGACGGTAGATGGGAAGTCGGTTGGATTTAGAGCAAGGTCGGTTGTGGGTGGATATTGGATGAAGTTTTTGGGGGATAGGTGGAAGTGA
- the argB gene encoding acetylglutamate kinase, translating to MSQTLYVVKIGGNVIDNPEACARFLKDFAKLDAPKILVHGGGKVATQMAAKLQIETQMVEGRRITDKAMLDVVTMVYGGLVNKNLVAQLQALSCNAIGLTGADGGIIRSIKRPVKSIDYGFVGDIEAVNAKQVNALLASGLIPVIAPLTYSSEGLLLNTNADTMASATAIAMAGIFEVNLIFCFEKKGVLSDPDDDNAVISSLNPASYADYKSSGVINKGMIPKLDSAFEALNDGVKQVTICHADDLLAATKSAAGTVIKLDAIS from the coding sequence ATGTCCCAGACCCTTTATGTCGTCAAAATCGGCGGTAACGTAATCGACAACCCCGAAGCCTGCGCACGTTTCCTGAAAGACTTCGCCAAACTCGATGCTCCTAAAATCCTCGTCCACGGCGGCGGGAAAGTTGCCACGCAAATGGCAGCCAAATTGCAGATCGAAACGCAGATGGTGGAAGGTCGCAGGATTACGGATAAAGCCATGCTGGACGTAGTAACGATGGTTTATGGGGGATTGGTCAATAAAAATCTTGTTGCACAACTGCAAGCATTGAGCTGCAATGCCATCGGCCTCACCGGCGCTGACGGCGGCATCATACGTTCGATTAAAAGGCCGGTTAAAAGTATTGATTACGGCTTCGTTGGAGACATTGAAGCGGTTAATGCCAAGCAAGTGAATGCATTGCTGGCCAGCGGCCTTATCCCGGTCATCGCCCCGCTCACTTACAGCTCGGAAGGGCTGCTGCTCAACACCAACGCCGACACCATGGCTTCCGCAACAGCCATCGCCATGGCCGGAATTTTTGAAGTAAACCTCATTTTCTGCTTCGAGAAAAAAGGTGTTTTGTCCGACCCTGACGATGATAATGCAGTCATTTCTTCCCTCAACCCAGCCTCATATGCCGATTATAAATCATCAGGCGTCATCAACAAAGGCATGATCCCAAAACTGGACAGCGCATTTGAAGCCTTAAACGACGGCGTGAAGCAAGTCACAATCTGCCACGCGGATGATTTGCTGGCAGCAACGAAGTCGGCAGCGGGAACGGTGATCAAGTTGGATGCCATTTCTTAA
- a CDS encoding cytochrome c — translation MPFRTGLLFVLLLLCDLCAGQVPEFYKDVQPIIHANCVPCHRTGEAAPFALITFEDVTKRSKFIKQVVSSRYMPPWKADNHYNSFANDRSLSDEDIKTIVGWIDGGTPKGKQNLKAEQELQTRVNAGTAYKRKPDLALKMKEPFMVKGDAAERFVMFKIPFELGQEANVEAIEFTSNNKKLIHHANFAIHPVADPAIDLNNTVDFVDLSGPSGDKYYEWVKYKKEMTYYGGWIPGTTVETYPEDMGWIMPKRGVVLVTVHFGPSSVDAESIDGVNIFFKKTPIKRKVKVISLGSGGIGEKDISPPFMIFADEVKSFRLRIANNQPDVSLLYAWPHMHYLGKEFKAYATTAAGDTVKLVHVPAWDFRWQEIYKYKKPLLLPKGAVVHVEGTYDNTAANPANPHSPPELVMSTGNMRSDQEMMTLILMYVEREAGDENLVFKWN, via the coding sequence ATGCCGTTCCGAACAGGCCTTTTGTTTGTGCTTTTGTTGTTGTGTGATTTGTGTGCAGGCCAGGTTCCGGAGTTTTATAAGGATGTCCAGCCCATCATTCATGCCAATTGTGTGCCTTGTCACCGGACGGGCGAAGCGGCGCCGTTTGCTCTCATCACTTTTGAAGATGTTACCAAGCGTTCCAAGTTTATCAAACAGGTCGTAAGCTCGCGCTATATGCCGCCCTGGAAAGCGGACAATCACTATAATTCCTTTGCCAACGACCGCTCACTGAGCGATGAGGATATCAAGACAATTGTAGGCTGGATCGATGGCGGCACGCCGAAGGGAAAGCAAAACCTGAAAGCCGAGCAGGAGTTGCAGACGCGGGTGAATGCCGGGACGGCTTATAAGCGTAAGCCAGACCTCGCTTTAAAGATGAAGGAGCCATTTATGGTGAAAGGCGATGCAGCAGAGCGTTTTGTGATGTTCAAAATCCCTTTTGAACTTGGACAAGAGGCTAATGTGGAGGCCATTGAATTTACCTCCAATAACAAAAAACTCATTCACCACGCCAATTTTGCGATCCACCCGGTTGCAGATCCTGCCATTGATCTGAACAACACAGTCGATTTTGTAGACCTCAGCGGGCCTTCTGGCGATAAATATTATGAGTGGGTCAAATACAAAAAGGAAATGACTTACTATGGCGGCTGGATTCCCGGAACAACCGTTGAAACCTATCCCGAAGATATGGGTTGGATCATGCCAAAACGCGGCGTCGTGCTGGTAACTGTACATTTCGGACCGTCTTCTGTGGATGCCGAAAGCATCGATGGGGTGAATATTTTCTTCAAGAAAACGCCTATTAAGCGGAAGGTGAAAGTGATTAGCCTGGGTTCGGGCGGGATCGGGGAGAAGGACATTAGTCCGCCGTTCATGATTTTTGCAGATGAGGTCAAAAGTTTCCGTTTGCGGATTGCCAATAACCAGCCGGATGTTTCGTTGCTCTACGCTTGGCCGCATATGCATTATCTGGGTAAGGAGTTCAAAGCCTATGCGACCACGGCCGCGGGCGACACGGTGAAGCTGGTGCATGTGCCTGCGTGGGACTTTCGCTGGCAGGAAATTTACAAATATAAAAAGCCACTATTGCTGCCAAAAGGAGCCGTTGTGCACGTAGAAGGCACTTATGACAACACTGCGGCCAATCCCGCCAACCCGCATAGCCCTCCCGAACTGGTAATGTCCACGGGAAATATGCGGAGCGACCAGGAAATGATGACCTTGATTTTAATGTATGTGGAGCGCGAGGCCGGAGATGAAAATCTGGTTTTTAAATGGAATTAG
- a CDS encoding GIY-YIG nuclease family protein, with product MRIYYVYILKCSDESYYTGVTNCLERRFAEHVNGRNVTCYTFTRRPVELVFFREFGYINDAIAFEKQVKKWSRKKKEAAIKACWEELKLLAACRNLTHCKNK from the coding sequence ATGAGAATTTACTATGTCTATATTTTGAAATGCTCTGATGAGAGTTATTACACCGGGGTTACGAATTGCCTGGAACGACGTTTTGCGGAGCATGTTAATGGGCGTAATGTTACTTGTTATACGTTTACTAGAAGGCCGGTTGAGCTGGTGTTTTTTCGGGAATTTGGATATATAAATGATGCAATTGCTTTTGAGAAGCAGGTGAAAAAGTGGAGTAGAAAGAAGAAGGAGGCGGCGATAAAGGCGTGCTGGGAGGAATTGAAGCTGTTGGCAGCATGTCGCAATTTAACACACTGCAAAAATAAGTAG
- a CDS encoding HepT-like ribonuclease domain-containing protein has translation MKEFDKARLLHIIEAIHYIETFIEGKVKDDLYNDPMLRFAIERQLEIIGEAANHLSDELKLTNPEIEWRKVIAFRNFIVHEYFGIDLELVWDIIANKIPLLKMVVERMNATL, from the coding sequence ATGAAAGAGTTTGACAAAGCACGACTCCTTCACATCATCGAGGCCATTCATTACATTGAAACTTTTATTGAGGGCAAAGTAAAAGATGACCTTTACAATGATCCAATGCTGCGCTTTGCGATAGAACGGCAATTGGAGATAATCGGCGAAGCGGCCAATCATTTGTCTGACGAACTTAAACTAACAAATCCTGAAATAGAATGGCGTAAAGTGATTGCGTTCCGAAACTTCATAGTTCATGAATACTTTGGTATTGACCTTGAATTGGTTTGGGATATTATTGCTAACAAAATTCCGCTTTTGAAAATGGTTGTAGAGAGAATGAATGCAACATTATAA
- a CDS encoding helix-turn-helix domain-containing protein: MVTGKDLVNNPDYWLTKTQIEVFNLLNTYMQEHHLTQKQVAEKLKVSPSYVSQILNGNFNFTISKLIELALLVGKAPVIQFITVEETFKADQNTQIINRQSRSRGIPKTEQNISSKQKF, encoded by the coding sequence ATGGTAACGGGAAAAGATCTGGTAAATAATCCAGACTATTGGCTTACAAAAACCCAGATAGAAGTGTTCAATCTTCTGAATACTTACATGCAGGAGCATCATCTGACTCAGAAGCAAGTAGCCGAAAAATTGAAAGTGTCGCCTTCATACGTTTCCCAAATTCTTAATGGCAATTTCAACTTTACCATTTCGAAGCTGATTGAGCTGGCATTGCTGGTTGGTAAAGCGCCGGTTATTCAGTTCATTACAGTGGAGGAAACATTTAAAGCGGATCAAAACACGCAAATAATAAATCGTCAATCCAGGTCAAGAGGCATTCCAAAAACCGAACAAAATATTTCAAGCAAGCAAAAGTTTTAA